The DNA sequence ACGTGTGCAGAGCTTCCCTAGCGACCGAGCCGGCGCAACTCCTCGCGGTAGAGGTCGGCCAGGTCGTCCAGTAGCCGCTCGCGCCCGAAGCGCTCCGTGATGCTGCGCCGTCCTTGCGCCAACTGGGTAGGACCGGGAGGAGCAGCGAGGGTTCGAGACAGTGCGGAGGCGAAGGCTTCCGGGGTGTCCTCCGTCACCAAGCATCCCGGGACGGGCGGACCGAGGACGTCTCCGACTCCCCCGACCGCACGGGCCACGACCGGTATGCCACTCGCCACCGCCTCGATCACCGCGACCGGGGTGCCCTCGTCGTGCGAGGTCAGCGCCAGGACGTCGAGCGCCGGATACACCTCTTCGGTGTGCTTGACCCATCCGGCCCACTGTACCGCCGAGCCGATCCCGAGCGCTTCGGCCCGCGCACGCAGCGCCCGCTCACGCTCGCTGGGCCCGCCGCCCACGACGAGCAAGCGGGTGTCCGAACCGCTCGGGTCGCTCCGCAAGCGCGCGAAGGCCTCCAACATCAGCTCGTGGTTCTTGACGGGAGCCAGGCGCCCCACAACGCCGACGTAGCGGAGGTGCGGATCGAGGCCCAGCGAGGAGCGCGCCCTCTCGCGCTCGCGCGACGGGTCGACGGACAGGAACGGCGCCAGATCGAACCCGAGTGGCACCACCCTCAGTTCGTCCGGGGGGAGAGCCAGCATGGCGGACAACTCGTCCCGCTGGGAGGGGCTCACCACCACGATCCGGTTCGTCAGCCGCGCCAGCGCCCGCTCCACTCCGGTGAACACGCGGGTGAGCAGCGGCGGGAAGTAGGCCCCCCCCAGCACGTGGCCGTGGTAGGTGTGCAGACGGATGGGCACGCCGGCCAGTGCGGCGGCGATCCGCCCCACAGCCCCGGCCTTGGCCGTATGCGTGTGGACGATGAGGGGCCGGTCCCGTCGGAAGCGCCGGACCAGTCGGGCGATGACCAGAAGGTCCTTCAGGGGATGCAGCGTCGGGTCCATGCCGGGGACGACCTCGATCTCCAGACCACGCTCGGCCGCGAGA is a window from the Gemmatimonadota bacterium genome containing:
- a CDS encoding glycosyltransferase family 4 protein, with amino-acid sequence MPGDGPGPPVPVHRLIARLNIGGPAIHVVELTTGLLDRGFATTLITGDLGPGEGDMSYLAAERGLEIEVVPGMDPTLHPLKDLLVIARLVRRFRRDRPLIVHTHTAKAGAVGRIAAALAGVPIRLHTYHGHVLGGAYFPPLLTRVFTGVERALARLTNRIVVVSPSQRDELSAMLALPPDELRVVPLGFDLAPFLSVDPSRERERARSSLGLDPHLRYVGVVGRLAPVKNHELMLEAFARLRSDPSGSDTRLLVVGGGPSERERALRARAEALGIGSAVQWAGWVKHTEEVYPALDVLALTSHDEGTPVAVIEAVASGIPVVARAVGGVGDVLGPPVPGCLVTEDTPEAFASALSRTLAAPPGPTQLAQGRRSITERFGRERLLDDLADLYREELRRLGR